Proteins encoded within one genomic window of Cellulomonas xiejunii:
- a CDS encoding NAD(P)/FAD-dependent oxidoreductase gives MDRRGAQDQDVVVVGASVAGLLTAAALARDGRHLTLLDRDDLPDTAEPRTGVPQGRQPHLLLHRGLRAIEALLPGFGADLRAAGAVRVDTGDLAWLGVLGWSPPCRQLEILLATRPLIEHVLRARVLGLPGVQVVGGTRATGLRRGDATGPRWRVDTEPAGWRDGPAGRSTEPDAWGADLVVDASGRASRLPRWLHALGLPDAPVEGLDAHVGYSTVRVRLPRERVAAKGVVILAAPGVIGGMALPAEDDVWTVTGFGAGARRPPRDLPGLREFLGHVRDDSLARVVAAGDVEGDVATHRQTGNQRHRYDRVNPWPDGLLVVGDALCALNPVYGQGMTVAALMAQTVRAADERGPLTAPGAAARVVRECVEAGEAPWQMATGADRALLGLPGPRSPVAVLAGRWVGELERLSTHGDTAAQVSLARVYQLEGAPTTLFHPRLVRRWVRARVRGYGPPVPRPTVLRDDVSEPVGDGR, from the coding sequence ATGGACCGCCGGGGGGCGCAGGACCAGGACGTCGTCGTCGTCGGAGCGAGCGTGGCCGGGCTGCTGACCGCCGCCGCGCTCGCCCGGGACGGCAGGCACCTCACGCTGCTCGACCGCGACGACCTGCCCGACACCGCGGAGCCCCGCACCGGCGTGCCGCAGGGCCGCCAGCCGCACCTGCTGCTGCACCGCGGGCTGCGCGCGATCGAGGCGCTGCTGCCCGGCTTCGGTGCCGACCTGCGCGCGGCCGGCGCCGTGCGCGTCGACACCGGTGACCTCGCGTGGTTGGGCGTCCTGGGGTGGTCGCCGCCGTGCCGGCAGCTCGAGATCCTGCTGGCCACCCGGCCGCTGATCGAGCACGTGCTGCGCGCCCGCGTCCTGGGGCTGCCGGGCGTGCAGGTGGTGGGCGGGACCCGGGCCACCGGGCTGCGCCGCGGCGACGCGACCGGCCCGCGCTGGCGGGTGGACACCGAGCCCGCGGGCTGGAGAGACGGGCCTGCGGGGCGGTCGACGGAGCCGGACGCGTGGGGTGCCGACCTCGTGGTCGACGCGTCCGGGCGGGCGTCCCGGCTGCCGCGCTGGCTGCACGCGCTCGGCCTGCCGGACGCTCCCGTCGAGGGGCTCGACGCGCACGTCGGGTACTCCACGGTGCGGGTGCGCCTGCCGCGCGAGCGGGTCGCCGCGAAGGGCGTCGTCATCCTCGCCGCGCCCGGTGTCATCGGCGGCATGGCGCTGCCGGCCGAGGACGACGTGTGGACGGTCACCGGCTTCGGTGCCGGCGCCCGGCGCCCGCCGCGCGACCTGCCCGGCCTGCGGGAGTTCCTCGGGCACGTCCGGGACGACTCCCTGGCGCGCGTCGTCGCCGCGGGCGACGTGGAGGGCGACGTCGCGACCCACCGGCAGACGGGCAACCAGCGGCACCGCTACGACCGCGTGAACCCGTGGCCCGACGGGCTGCTCGTCGTGGGCGACGCCCTGTGCGCGCTCAACCCCGTGTACGGGCAGGGCATGACGGTCGCGGCCCTCATGGCGCAGACCGTGCGCGCCGCCGACGAGCGCGGGCCGCTGACAGCACCCGGCGCGGCGGCGCGCGTCGTGCGTGAGTGCGTGGAGGCGGGCGAGGCGCCGTGGCAGATGGCGACGGGCGCGGACCGTGCGCTCCTCGGGCTGCCCGGGCCCCGCTCACCCGTGGCGGTGCTCGCGGGCCGGTGGGTCGGTGAGCTGGAGCGTCTCAGCACGCACGGGGACACCGCCGCGCAGGTCTCGCTCGCCCGCGTGTACCAGCTCGAGGGTGCGCCCACGACCCTGTTCCACCCGCGGCTCGTGCGGCGGTGGGTGCGCGCCCGGGTGCGCGGGTACGGGCCGCCCGTGCCGCGCCCGACCGTGCTCCGCGACGACGTGAGCGAGCCCGTCGGCGACGGGCGGTAG
- a CDS encoding ATP-binding protein translates to MVGRAGNGCSGHVVRLAAAAARSRRWSSRWNGRPGRHGTAAADKSTENGARRVRVHYGGGYLVGGNGRENHLTHLVGRHSQIEAVEKLLSLARAGHSGAVVVSGEAGIGKTAVLQHAQQTAVASGFRVETSVGVESESQFAFAGLHQLCAPLLDRAGMLPEPQRAALGVAFGLHGGAAPDRFLVGLAILHLLAEAAEEAPLLCLVDDAQWLDEASVQVLAFVARRVGAERLALVFGLRDSGEGSGDRPPFAGLPELRLERLDEADARALLGAALHGPLDEGVRERFLAEARGNPLALLELPRSIPTGNFAGGFELPDVLDVPHRVEESFRRRSDSLPPETQRLLLLVASEPTGDAALLWRAVGLMGLAREVAMPAEQAGLLEVGARLRFRHPLMRSAVYRAATPPDRRRAHAALAEATDPQVDPDRCAWHRAQAVLGADEEAAEGLELSAGRARARGGVAAAAAFLQRAAELSPEPAARARRALEGAEAKHEAGASEAAQELLTTAAAGPLDALQHARLALLRAQVAFHLTRDGNAPRMLLDAARMLAPLAPALSRETFLHALDAAVLNGSDDVTHIAEAALAAPVADVPARPVDLLLDGLATTLTRGYAAGARGLWSAVDAVRASASAGPGRDPRSDGWLWLAGRTAVGLFDDDLLHDVATRNVQLVREGGALARLPAALNLLSITSVLMGDLARADELAAEAASIMEATGGVELRHARVILGGWAGDHATTTALSASTAQDDAHPDRGTDATQAQYALAVLHNGMGSYARAREAATRACTSPEVAISGSSLTELIEACVRSGQPEDATQAMEEFSARARVRPTPWSLGLEAYARALMSTGQAAEDQYRAAIEHLGRSRMRGYLARAHLVHGEWLRREGRRRDARDQLRTAHELLSDMGADAFAGRAARELRATGEHPRARAAQPTDELTTQELHVARLVATGATSREVGARLFLSPRTVEAHLRNIFRKLGITSRRELRELQLT, encoded by the coding sequence ATGGTCGGCCGTGCCGGGAATGGCTGTTCTGGCCACGTCGTCAGACTCGCAGCGGCGGCCGCGCGGTCGCGTCGGTGGTCATCACGGTGGAATGGGCGTCCGGGGCGCCACGGAACCGCCGCGGCGGACAAATCCACGGAGAATGGCGCGCGCCGCGTCAGGGTCCACTACGGTGGCGGCTACCTAGTCGGGGGTAATGGACGGGAGAATCACCTGACCCACCTTGTGGGCCGGCACTCGCAGATCGAGGCGGTCGAGAAGCTCCTCTCGCTGGCCCGGGCCGGGCACAGCGGGGCTGTCGTGGTGAGCGGGGAAGCGGGAATCGGGAAGACCGCCGTCCTCCAGCACGCTCAGCAGACGGCGGTCGCCTCGGGATTCCGGGTGGAGACCTCGGTCGGCGTCGAGTCCGAGTCCCAGTTCGCGTTCGCCGGGTTGCACCAGCTGTGCGCCCCCCTGCTGGACCGCGCCGGCATGCTGCCCGAGCCGCAACGGGCTGCTCTCGGCGTCGCGTTCGGACTCCACGGTGGTGCCGCGCCGGACCGGTTCCTGGTGGGGCTCGCCATCCTCCACCTGCTGGCCGAGGCCGCCGAGGAAGCGCCTCTGCTCTGCCTGGTCGACGACGCGCAGTGGCTCGACGAGGCGTCGGTGCAGGTGCTGGCCTTCGTGGCCCGACGGGTCGGGGCCGAGAGGTTGGCCCTGGTGTTCGGGTTGCGTGACTCCGGCGAGGGCTCGGGCGACCGTCCTCCGTTCGCGGGGCTGCCGGAGCTGCGACTGGAGCGGCTGGACGAGGCGGACGCACGTGCGCTGCTCGGTGCCGCCCTGCACGGTCCGCTGGACGAAGGTGTACGCGAACGGTTCCTCGCCGAGGCGCGTGGCAACCCCTTGGCGCTGCTGGAGCTGCCCCGCAGCATTCCCACCGGGAACTTCGCCGGCGGGTTCGAGCTGCCCGACGTGCTCGACGTCCCGCACCGCGTCGAGGAGAGCTTCCGGCGCCGCTCGGACAGCCTGCCGCCGGAGACGCAGCGGCTGCTGCTGCTCGTCGCCTCCGAGCCGACGGGCGACGCGGCGCTGCTGTGGCGTGCGGTCGGGCTGATGGGCCTCGCCCGCGAGGTGGCGATGCCCGCCGAGCAGGCAGGGCTGCTGGAGGTCGGCGCGCGGCTCCGGTTCCGTCACCCGCTGATGCGGTCGGCGGTGTACCGGGCGGCCACGCCGCCGGACCGTCGGCGTGCCCACGCCGCGCTCGCCGAGGCGACCGACCCGCAGGTCGACCCGGATCGCTGTGCCTGGCACCGCGCGCAGGCGGTGCTCGGAGCCGACGAGGAGGCTGCGGAAGGGTTGGAGCTCTCGGCCGGGCGGGCACGCGCCCGCGGGGGTGTGGCCGCCGCGGCCGCGTTCCTGCAGCGCGCCGCGGAGCTGTCCCCCGAACCCGCCGCTCGCGCGCGGCGGGCGCTGGAGGGCGCCGAGGCCAAGCACGAGGCGGGTGCCTCCGAAGCGGCACAGGAGCTGCTGACGACCGCCGCGGCCGGCCCGTTGGACGCCCTGCAGCACGCTCGCCTCGCACTGCTGCGGGCGCAGGTCGCGTTCCACCTGACACGGGACGGGAACGCCCCTCGCATGCTGCTCGACGCGGCCCGGATGCTTGCCCCGCTCGCCCCGGCACTCTCCCGCGAGACCTTCCTGCACGCGCTGGATGCCGCCGTCCTCAACGGCAGCGACGACGTGACCCACATCGCCGAGGCGGCCCTGGCCGCTCCTGTGGCCGACGTCCCCGCGCGGCCTGTGGACCTGCTCCTCGACGGCCTCGCGACGACCCTGACGCGGGGGTACGCGGCGGGTGCACGCGGGTTGTGGAGCGCCGTCGACGCGGTTCGCGCGAGCGCGTCCGCGGGTCCTGGGCGGGATCCTCGCAGCGACGGCTGGCTGTGGCTGGCAGGGCGCACCGCGGTCGGGCTGTTCGACGACGATCTGCTCCACGACGTGGCCACCCGCAACGTCCAGCTGGTCCGTGAGGGCGGTGCGCTGGCCAGGCTCCCGGCCGCGCTGAACCTCCTGTCGATCACCTCCGTCCTGATGGGCGATCTGGCACGGGCGGACGAGCTCGCTGCCGAGGCGGCATCGATCATGGAGGCCACCGGTGGGGTCGAGCTGCGGCACGCCCGCGTCATCCTGGGCGGCTGGGCCGGCGACCACGCCACGACCACCGCGCTCAGCGCGAGCACCGCCCAGGACGACGCCCATCCGGACAGGGGTACGGACGCCACCCAGGCCCAGTACGCGCTGGCGGTGCTGCACAACGGGATGGGCAGCTATGCGAGGGCGCGGGAGGCGGCGACCCGGGCGTGCACGTCACCCGAGGTCGCGATCAGCGGCTCGAGCCTCACTGAGCTCATCGAGGCGTGCGTCCGCTCGGGGCAGCCGGAGGACGCGACCCAGGCGATGGAGGAGTTCAGCGCCCGGGCGCGCGTCAGGCCGACCCCCTGGTCGCTGGGGCTGGAGGCGTACGCCCGGGCGCTCATGAGCACCGGCCAGGCGGCCGAGGACCAGTACCGCGCGGCGATCGAGCACCTCGGGAGGAGCCGGATGCGCGGCTACCTCGCCCGCGCCCACCTCGTCCACGGCGAGTGGCTGCGTCGTGAGGGGCGCCGCCGGGATGCCCGGGACCAGCTCCGCACGGCCCACGAGCTGCTCAGCGACATGGGTGCGGACGCGTTCGCCGGCCGGGCCGCCCGCGAGCTCCGCGCGACGGGGGAGCACCCACGCGCGCGTGCCGCCCAGCCGACCGACGAGCTCACCACGCAGGAGCTGCACGTGGCCCGACTGGTGGCCACCGGGGCCACCTCCCGTGAGGTCGGCGCACGCCTGTTCCTCAGCCCACGGACCGTCGAGGCCCACCTGCGCAACATCTTCCGCAAGCTCGGCATCACCTCGCGCCGCGAGCTCCGCGAGCTCCAGCTCACCTGA
- a CDS encoding NUDIX hydrolase — protein sequence MDIRVAAYAVVVDEGRLLLAHWSEGGHTGWSMPGGGIDPGEDPADAAVREVREETGYDVEIDELLGIDSVVFRSVDRLIPGPDMHALRVLYRAHVVGGELTHEVDGSTDEAAWVPLDQVDHLPRVGLVDTARRYAGLLPAQD from the coding sequence GTGGACATCCGGGTCGCTGCGTACGCCGTCGTCGTCGACGAGGGGCGCCTGCTCCTCGCGCACTGGTCCGAGGGTGGCCACACGGGGTGGTCCATGCCCGGCGGCGGCATCGACCCCGGCGAGGACCCGGCCGACGCCGCGGTGCGCGAGGTCCGCGAGGAGACGGGGTACGACGTCGAGATCGATGAGCTGCTCGGCATCGACTCGGTCGTGTTCCGCAGCGTGGACCGCCTGATCCCCGGCCCTGACATGCACGCGCTGCGCGTGCTGTACCGCGCGCACGTCGTCGGCGGGGAGCTGACCCACGAGGTCGACGGGTCCACCGACGAGGCCGCGTGGGTCCCGCTGGACCAGGTCGACCACCTCCCGCGCGTCGGCCTCGTCGACACCGCGCGACGCTACGCCGGCCTCCTGCCCGCGCAGGACTGA
- a CDS encoding threonine/serine ThrE exporter family protein produces the protein MPTEPDDDELELIRRSGAVLRVGRLSLASGTGSYRVKASMARVAAALGIDRHQAHVTLTEITTTSHRGRSFRTEVTEVRAVGVNTDRLAELELLAQRVEARAPVTVDELTTEIDRITAKPPLYPVALNALWAAIACAAFAFLNNGGVIEVLGAFVGAGLGQALRRVMLHRGFNQFGVTMLAATLASLSYLGFVQALHLLGLTGGVHEAGYVAAALFLVPGFPLATGALDLAKLDFSAGVARLTWALMIFVSAAFAVWAVSIVVGLSPDPPRELALDPAAMTLLRLLASFVGVLGFALMFNSPWRMAFVAAGVATLPNVLRIEAVVRFDWPPQAAAAVAAFLVGLLAAWIAPRLNIPRITVYVPAVTIMVPGVPAYRAVYYLSNGDVSEALTYGVSAALVVTALAVGLAVARMCTDREWGFER, from the coding sequence GTGCCGACCGAACCTGACGACGACGAGCTCGAGCTGATCCGCCGCTCGGGGGCGGTGCTGCGTGTGGGGCGGCTCAGCCTCGCGTCGGGGACGGGGTCGTACCGCGTGAAGGCGTCGATGGCGCGTGTCGCCGCGGCGCTGGGCATCGACCGGCACCAGGCGCACGTCACGCTCACGGAGATCACGACGACGTCGCACCGCGGCCGGTCGTTCCGCACCGAGGTCACGGAGGTCCGGGCGGTCGGCGTCAACACGGACCGGCTGGCCGAGCTCGAGCTGCTCGCTCAGCGCGTCGAGGCTCGTGCGCCCGTCACGGTCGACGAGCTCACCACGGAGATCGACCGGATCACCGCGAAGCCACCGCTGTACCCCGTGGCACTGAACGCGCTGTGGGCGGCCATCGCGTGCGCGGCGTTCGCGTTCCTCAACAACGGCGGCGTGATCGAGGTCCTCGGCGCGTTCGTCGGTGCGGGGCTGGGCCAGGCACTGCGACGGGTCATGCTGCACCGCGGCTTCAACCAGTTCGGCGTCACGATGCTCGCGGCGACCCTGGCGAGCCTGTCCTACCTGGGGTTCGTGCAGGCGCTGCACCTGCTCGGCCTCACGGGTGGGGTCCACGAGGCCGGGTACGTGGCGGCGGCCCTGTTCCTCGTCCCGGGGTTCCCGCTGGCGACGGGCGCGCTCGACCTCGCCAAGCTCGACTTCTCGGCCGGGGTGGCGCGTCTGACCTGGGCGCTCATGATCTTCGTGTCCGCGGCGTTCGCCGTCTGGGCCGTGTCGATCGTCGTCGGCCTGAGCCCGGACCCGCCGCGTGAGCTGGCGCTCGATCCGGCGGCGATGACGCTGCTGCGGCTGCTCGCGTCGTTCGTCGGCGTCCTGGGGTTCGCGCTGATGTTCAACAGCCCGTGGCGGATGGCGTTCGTCGCCGCGGGCGTCGCGACGCTCCCCAACGTGCTGCGCATCGAGGCGGTCGTCCGGTTCGACTGGCCGCCGCAGGCCGCGGCAGCCGTGGCGGCGTTCCTCGTCGGGTTGCTCGCCGCGTGGATCGCGCCCCGCCTCAACATCCCGCGCATCACCGTGTACGTGCCGGCGGTGACGATCATGGTCCCCGGCGTGCCCGCGTACCGGGCCGTGTACTACCTGAGCAACGGCGACGTGAGCGAGGCCCTGACGTACGGCGTGTCCGCTGCGCTCGTCGTCACGGCGCTCGCCGTGGGGCTCGCGGTGGCCCGCATGTGCACCGATCGGGAGTGGGGCTTCGAGCGCTGA
- a CDS encoding GNAT family N-acetyltransferase yields MHTPDLRVRFDVDDAALTRLHARAFGTAVPRDETPWSARLERYGVNWVGAFVDDRLVGFVHACWDGGAHAFLLDAVVDPAHQGQGTGRRLVERLVVEVRAAGCAWLHVDFEPHLEGFYRACGFGRTAAGLLRL; encoded by the coding sequence GTGCACACCCCCGACCTGCGCGTCCGCTTCGACGTGGACGACGCCGCCCTGACTCGCCTGCACGCGCGCGCGTTCGGCACCGCGGTACCGAGGGACGAGACGCCGTGGTCGGCGCGCCTCGAGCGGTACGGCGTGAACTGGGTGGGCGCGTTCGTCGACGACCGGCTCGTGGGGTTCGTCCACGCGTGCTGGGACGGTGGCGCGCACGCGTTCCTGCTCGACGCCGTGGTCGACCCCGCGCACCAGGGGCAGGGCACCGGACGTCGGCTCGTCGAACGGCTCGTCGTCGAGGTGCGCGCGGCGGGCTGCGCGTGGCTGCACGTCGACTTCGAGCCGCACCTCGAGGGGTTCTACCGCGCGTGCGGGTTCGGGAGGACGGCGGCGGGGCTGCTGCGGCTCTGA
- a CDS encoding small multidrug efflux protein, whose product MNPIEQLIVNIQELVAQVPEAVQPFIIMLAGAIPMVEGEGGAIIGVVGGIHPVVAAAAAAAGNFLSVLLAVALTSRARTAVVDRRLSRVGVGAGAGPGIDGEALHETPPAKPVSKGRQRLNAWLVRYGVPGASILGPFAVPTQITATVLVGGGTPRRWVLLWQAVAIVIWTTVGTVSVWAALTYVVGV is encoded by the coding sequence ATGAACCCCATCGAGCAGCTCATCGTCAACATCCAGGAGCTCGTGGCCCAGGTACCCGAGGCCGTCCAGCCGTTCATCATCATGCTCGCCGGCGCGATCCCGATGGTCGAGGGCGAGGGAGGGGCCATCATCGGCGTCGTCGGCGGCATCCATCCCGTCGTCGCGGCCGCCGCGGCAGCCGCGGGCAACTTCCTGTCCGTGCTGCTCGCCGTCGCGCTCACCTCACGCGCCAGAACGGCTGTCGTCGACCGACGTCTGAGCCGGGTCGGGGTCGGCGCAGGCGCCGGACCGGGCATCGACGGGGAGGCGCTCCACGAGACACCCCCCGCGAAGCCGGTGTCGAAGGGGCGTCAGCGCCTCAACGCGTGGCTCGTCCGCTACGGCGTCCCCGGCGCGAGCATCCTCGGCCCGTTCGCCGTCCCCACCCAGATCACGGCGACCGTCCTCGTGGGCGGGGGGACGCCGCGCCGCTGGGTCCTGCTCTGGCAGGCCGTCGCCATCGTCATCTGGACCACCGTCGGCACCGTCTCGGTGTGGGCCGCGCTCACCTACGTCGTCGGGGTCTGA
- a CDS encoding NAD(P)H-binding protein — translation MKVFIIGVSGAVGRLLAGDLVERGDDVAGLVRRDEQRAELAARGVAAHVGELADLTVDSLAELLAGSDVVVFTAGSNGGARQITAAIDGEGAVKTLDAARLAGVGRFALLSVLPEAGRGQDLGEDVEFYFAVKKLVDVTVSMSDLDWLILRPSLLVDRDGIGTISLGPAQPHDEIPRQDVAATLAALLHEPRIRRQILEVTQGSTPIAWAVLAHLRPRRWPEG, via the coding sequence ATGAAGGTCTTCATCATCGGCGTCAGCGGGGCCGTCGGTCGGCTCCTGGCGGGCGACCTCGTCGAGCGGGGCGACGACGTCGCCGGACTGGTCCGTCGGGACGAGCAGCGAGCAGAGCTCGCGGCGCGGGGGGTCGCGGCCCACGTGGGCGAGCTGGCGGACCTGACCGTCGACTCGCTGGCGGAGCTCCTCGCCGGCTCGGACGTCGTCGTCTTCACTGCGGGGTCGAACGGTGGGGCGCGGCAGATCACGGCGGCCATCGACGGCGAGGGGGCGGTCAAGACGCTGGACGCGGCACGCCTCGCCGGCGTGGGCCGCTTTGCGCTGCTGTCCGTGCTTCCCGAGGCCGGGCGCGGGCAGGACCTCGGCGAGGACGTGGAGTTCTACTTCGCGGTCAAGAAGCTGGTCGACGTCACGGTGAGCATGAGCGACCTGGACTGGCTGATCCTGCGGCCGTCCCTGCTCGTCGACCGCGACGGGATCGGGACGATCTCGTTGGGCCCGGCGCAGCCGCACGACGAGATCCCCCGCCAGGACGTGGCCGCCACGCTGGCCGCGCTGCTCCACGAGCCGCGGATCCGTCGGCAGATCCTCGAGGTCACCCAGGGCTCGACCCCGATCGCCTGGGCGGTGCTCGCGCACCTGAGGCCGCGTCGGTGGCCCGAGGGCTGA
- a CDS encoding protein kinase domain-containing protein: MNSPRVLGGRYELREVLGRGGMAVVHLGRDLRLGRQVAVKVLHADLARDPLVRSRFRREAQTVAALDDPRIVSVHDVGEHVDDGGVGIPFIVMEHVAGQSLRARLRDGALALDEAVAHQVGVLSALETSHRAGVIHRDIKPANVMVTPEGRIKVVDFGIARVGGDPGSTADRTGALLGTAAYLSPEQVRGGTADARSDLYSAGCLLYELLTGRPPFVGDDAVAVAYQHVHENPVPVSAHRRDVAPALDAVLRRALAKDPGTRFPSARSFREALLSAARSMTPADDAGTTAAVAA, translated from the coding sequence ATGAATTCGCCTCGCGTGCTCGGCGGACGCTATGAGCTCCGCGAGGTCCTCGGCCGCGGCGGCATGGCCGTCGTCCACCTCGGCCGTGACCTGCGTCTCGGGCGCCAGGTCGCGGTCAAGGTGCTCCACGCCGACCTGGCGCGTGACCCGCTCGTCCGGTCCAGGTTCCGGCGGGAGGCGCAGACGGTCGCCGCCCTCGACGACCCCCGCATCGTCTCCGTCCATGACGTCGGAGAACACGTCGACGACGGCGGGGTGGGCATTCCGTTCATCGTCATGGAGCACGTCGCCGGCCAGTCGCTGCGCGCACGGCTCCGCGACGGCGCACTCGCGCTGGACGAGGCCGTCGCGCATCAGGTGGGGGTCCTGTCGGCGTTGGAGACCAGCCACCGTGCGGGCGTCATCCACCGCGACATCAAGCCGGCCAACGTCATGGTCACACCCGAGGGCCGGATCAAGGTCGTGGACTTCGGGATCGCGCGGGTCGGAGGCGATCCCGGCAGCACCGCGGACCGGACCGGCGCGCTCCTCGGCACCGCTGCGTACCTCTCCCCCGAACAGGTGCGCGGTGGGACCGCCGACGCCCGGAGCGACCTGTACTCCGCGGGCTGTCTGCTCTACGAGCTGCTGACCGGACGGCCCCCCTTCGTCGGGGACGACGCGGTCGCGGTGGCCTACCAGCACGTGCACGAGAACCCCGTGCCGGTCAGCGCCCATCGCCGCGACGTCGCTCCGGCGCTCGACGCGGTGCTCCGACGGGCCCTCGCCAAGGACCCGGGCACCCGGTTCCCGAGCGCCCGGTCGTTCCGCGAGGCGCTCCTGTCCGCCGCACGGTCCATGACCCCGGCGGACGACGCCGGCACCACGGCGGCCGTGGCCGCCTAG